In Pyrus communis chromosome 1, drPyrComm1.1, whole genome shotgun sequence, the following are encoded in one genomic region:
- the LOC137714678 gene encoding protein ACTIVITY OF BC1 COMPLEX KINASE 1, chloroplastic-like: MNLLCVNCVTAAPFPANQHLSSRAYTVPSRRNAPSKAPASFDYRLRMRGGKKPLRFRVSNAAIETRRSLAASAGEGQLTKPSAAMEQLDFERGVCVPFRKYSPETVRNTVLKSRGAIVSLLSRGVEIVWSLGLYWSTLAYDYFVGRDEEVVSDRARQLRNLLCDLGPSFIKAGQVLANRPDIIREDYMNELCILQDDVPPFPNQVAFNIIEEEMGRPLEAVFSKISSQTIAAASLGQVYRATLRDSGKEVAIKVQRPQIEPIIYRDLFLFRTLASFLNGISLQKLGCNAELIVDEFGEKLLEELDYTLEARNIEDFLLNFEGDPTVKIPLVYKELCSSRVLVMEWIDGIRCTNPRAVKEAGIDVNGFLTVGVSAALRQLLEFGLFHGDPHPGNVFAMRDGRIAYVDFGNVAVLSQQNKQILIDAVVHAVNEDYVEMANDFTRLGFLAPGTDVSPIVPALESIWQNSVGKGLSDFNFRSVTGKFNQLVYNYPIRIPERFSLVIRSLLTQEGICFTLQPDFKFLEVAYPYVAKRLLTDPNPALRERLIQVLFKDGVFQWKRLENLIVLAKENVTKMNSNPAFQAVDTQRSRELQVSRKLDLTDTIKDGARLFIFDEGIRRKLILALTEDSRLHIEELVDVYRLVEDQIDIPSVAMEVARDFPTVIRDLMLSWSDSVLSDR; the protein is encoded by the exons ATGAATTTGCTCTGCGTAAATTGCGTAACCGCAGCTCCGTTCCCTGCCAATCAGCATCTGAGCTCGCGAGCTTACACTGTGCCGAGCCGTAGAAATGCGCCGTCCAAGGCTCCGGCGTCGTTTGATTACAGGCTCCGAATGCGAGGAGGCAAGAAACCGTTGCGATTCCGAGTTTCTAATGCCGCAATCGAAACGCGGAGGAGCTTGGCGGCGTCTGCGGGCGAAGGGCAATTGACCAAACCTAGCGCCGCCATGGAGCAGCTCGACTTCGAACGCGGCGTTTGCGTGCCGTTTCGCAAGTACAGTCCAGAAACT GTGAGAAATACGGTGTTGAAATCCAGAGGAGCAATTGTGTCGTTACTTTCGAGGGGTGTGGAGATTGTGTGGAGTTTGGGATTGTACTGGTCTACCTTGGCGTATGACTACTTCGTAGGAAGGGACGAAGAAGTTGTTTCAGATCGTGCTCGGCAGCTTAGAAACCTCCTATGTGATTTGGGGCCTTCTTTCATTAAAGCCGGCCAG GTTCTTGCAAACAGACCTGATATTATCAGAGAAGATTATATGAACGAACTGTGCATTCTTCAAGATGACGTTCCTCCCTTCCCCAATCAG GTTGCCTTCAAcataatagaagaagaaatggggcGACCCCTTGAAGCTGTTTTCAGTAAAATTTCTTCTCAGACGATAGCAGCTGCTAGTTTAGGTCAAGTATACCGAGCTACGTTACGTGACTCTGGCAAGGAAGTTGCTATTAAG GTTCAAAGGCCGCAGATAGAACCTATAATATATCGGGATCTTTTTCTGTTCCGAACTCTTGCTTCATTCTTAAATGGCATCAGTCTGCAGAAACTGGGGTGCAATGCTGAGCTGATTGTTGATGAATTTGGTGAGAAGCTTTTGGAGGAGCTTGATTACACTTTG GAAGCCCGTAATATTGAAGATTTTCTTCTGAACTTTGAAGGTGATCCTACTGTCAAAATTCCTCTAGTTTACAAAGAGCTTTGTAGTTCACGTGTTCTAGTGATGGAGTGGATTGATGGCATTCGGTGCACTAACCCACGG GCTGTTAAAGAAGCTGGTATTGATGTGAATGGGTTCTTAACGGTTGGAGTCAGTGCTGCATTGCGGCAATTACTGGAATTTGGGTTGTTCCATGGGGATCCACATCCTGGAAATGTTTTTGCCATGCGTGATGGGCGTATTGCATATGTGGACTTTGGGAATGTTGCTGTGCTTAGTCAG caaaataaacaaattttgaTTGACGCTGTTGTCCATGCTGTAAACGAGGACTATGTTGAGATGGCAAATGATTTCACCAGACTTGGCTTCTTGGCTCCTGGGACCGATGTCTCTCCTATTGTTCCAGCTTTAGAATCGATATGGCAGAACTCTGTTGGAAAAGGACTGTCTGACTTTAATTTTCGAAGCGTTACCG GGAAGTTTAACCAATTAGTCTACAACTATCCCATCCGTATCCCGGAGAGGTTTTCCCTTGTCATCCGTTCTTTATTGACTCAAGAGGGCATCTGTTTTACTTTGCAGCCAGACTTCAAGTTTCTTGAG GTTGCCTATCCATATGTGGCAAAGCGCCTCCTGACAGATCCAAACCCAGCTCTCCGTGAACGCCTCATACAG GTACTTTTTAAAGATGGTGTTTTCCAATGGAAGCGGCTAGAAAACCTTATTGTTCTGGCCAAAGAAAACGTAACCAAGATGAACAGCAATCCTGCATTTCAAGCTGTAGACAC GCAACGGTCAAGAGAATTGCAAGTTAGTAGGAAACTGGACCTCACTGACACCATCAAAGATGGAGCTCGCCTTTTCATTTTTGATGAAGGAATTCGTAGAAAGCTTATTCTTGCTTTGACGGAAGATTCAAGGCTTCACATTGAAGAG CTTGTGGATGTGTATAGACTCGTTGAAGATCAGATAGACATACCGTCAGTCGCTATGGAAGTAGCACGAG ATTTCCCAACCGTTATACGAGATCTGATGCTTTCGTGGAGTGATTCGGTGTTATCTGATAGATAG